A genomic stretch from Spiroplasma endosymbiont of Clivina fossor includes:
- a CDS encoding transposase family protein gives MKTQVIIEKDSKKIISSDFSYGKNHDFKILKDSKIKFLPETTVLVDLGYQGIQKINHNVLIPKRKSKKNPLNKEEKQNNERISKMRIVIENVFAILKKFKIISEKYRNRRKRFALRFNLIASIYNLQLLV, from the coding sequence ATAAAAACACAAGTTATAATTGAAAAAGATAGTAAAAAAATTATTAGTTCTGATTTTTCTTATGGTAAAAACCATGACTTTAAAATTTTAAAAGATTCAAAAATTAAATTTTTACCAGAAACAACTGTTTTAGTGGATTTAGGTTATCAAGGCATACAAAAAATTAATCATAATGTTTTAATTCCTAAAAGAAAATCAAAGAAAAACCCTTTAAATAAAGAAGAAAAGCAAAATAATGAGCGAATTTCAAAAATGAGAATTGTTATTGAAAATGTTTTTGCTATACTTAAAAAATTTAAAATTATTAGTGAAAAATATCGAAATCGTAGAAAAAGATTTGCTTTAAGATTTAATTTAATAGCTTCAATTTATAATTTACAACTATTAGTTTAA
- a CDS encoding transposase family protein: MKFKKNNQISDKNFLRLTGIKHTTFNKMLEILKIEELKKRFRRGRTNKLSLENRILMTLEYWREYRTYFHIAKSYDISESSCYRNIKWIEDTLIKHPNFQQLTGQKSLLKDYFKDKTVIIDVTESQIQRPKKDKNSTTQEKRKNTQ; encoded by the coding sequence ATGAAATTTAAAAAAAATAATCAAATAAGTGATAAAAATTTTTTAAGATTAACTGGTATTAAACATACTACTTTTAATAAAATGCTAGAAATTTTAAAAATAGAAGAATTAAAAAAGAGATTTCGTCGCGGAAGAACCAATAAATTATCATTAGAAAATCGTATTTTAATGACTTTAGAATATTGAAGAGAATATAGAACTTATTTTCATATTGCAAAAAGTTATGATATTAGTGAAAGTAGTTGTTATAGAAATATCAAATGAATTGAAGACACTTTAATAAAACACCCTAATTTTCAACAACTTACTGGTCAAAAATCACTATTAAAAGATTATTTCAAAGATAAGACTGTTATAATTGATGTAACTGAAAGCCAAATCCAACGCCCAAAAAAAGACAAAAACAGCACTACTCAGGAAAAAAGAAAAAACACACAATAA
- a CDS encoding transposase: MQEVYWSHLNYEQWNLLIQISLLGQSSKTISRFIKTTLKTAWYNRQKLMKSKQLENTQLKFKKLSGKIQIDETFIKEIHKENFKYKTDPRRIHLDPFATNTKCCIQMAIDNNNNIYVKSTNTKRLQKQWVIENMNKELINENSIITSDMQKLYFLVAKQTNSTLCVTKTTINPEASYRNLNKISKLQSSLKEALIHYHGLSFTNIQNYLNLWKWKYQHKGLTPNHQTAVLYFNRLLAKLIW; this comes from the coding sequence TTGCAAGAAGTCTATTGAAGTCATTTAAATTATGAACAATGAAATTTATTGATTCAAATTTCATTGCTGGGACAATCTAGTAAAACAATTTCTCGTTTTATTAAAACTACATTAAAAACTGCTTGATATAATCGTCAAAAATTAATGAAATCAAAACAATTAGAAAATACCCAATTAAAATTTAAAAAATTATCTGGTAAAATCCAAATCGATGAAACATTTATTAAAGAAATCCATAAAGAAAATTTCAAATATAAAACTGATCCACGAAGAATTCACCTTGACCCATTCGCAACTAATACTAAATGCTGTATTCAAATGGCAATTGATAATAATAACAATATTTATGTTAAATCCACAAACACCAAACGTTTACAAAAACAATGAGTTATTGAAAATATGAACAAAGAATTAATTAACGAAAATTCAATTATTACTTCTGATATGCAAAAATTATATTTTTTAGTAGCAAAACAAACAAATTCTACTTTATGTGTAACTAAAACAACAATTAATCCTGAAGCTAGTTATCGTAACCTAAATAAAATCAGTAAATTACAATCTAGTCTTAAAGAAGCCTTAATTCATTATCATGGTTTAAGTTTTACTAATATTCAAAATTATTTAAATCTCTGAAAATGAAAATACCAACATAAGGGTTTAACTCCAAACCACCAAACAGCGGTATTATATTTTAATAGACTTCTTGCAAAATTAATATGATAA
- a CDS encoding IS5 family transposase (programmed frameshift): protein MKFKKNNQISDKNFLRLTGIKHTTFNKMLEILKIEELKKRFRRGRTNKLSLENRILMTLEYWREYRTYFHIAKSYDISESSCYRNIKWIEDTLIKHPNFQQLTGQKSLLKDYFKDKTVIIDVTESQIQRPKKGQKQHYSGKKKKHTIKTQVIIEKDSKKIISSDFSYGKNHDFKILKDSKIKFLPETTVLVDLGYQGIQKINHNVLIPKRKSKKNPLNKEEKQNNERISKMRIVIENVFAILKKFKIISEKYRNRRKRFALRFNLIASIYNLQLLV from the exons ATGAAATTTAAAAAAAATAATCAAATAAGTGATAAAAATTTTTTAAGATTAACTGGTATTAAACATACTACTTTTAATAAAATGCTAGAAATTTTAAAAATAGAAGAATTAAAAAAGAGATTTCGTCGCGGAAGAACCAATAAATTATCATTAGAAAATCGTATTTTAATGACTTTAGAATATTGAAGAGAATATAGAACTTATTTTCATATTGCAAAAAGTTATGATATTAGTGAAAGTAGTTGTTATAGAAATATCAAATGAATTGAAGACACTTTAATAAAACACCCTAATTTTCAACAACTTACTGGTCAAAAATCACTATTAAAAGATTATTTCAAAGATAAGACTGTTATAATTGATGTAACTGAAAGCCAAATCCAACGTCCAAAAAAAG GACAAAAACAGCACTACTCAGGAAAAAAGAAAAAACACACAATAAAAACACAAGTTATAATTGAAAAAGATAGTAAAAAAATTATTAGTTCTGATTTTTCTTATGGTAAAAACCATGACTTTAAAATTTTAAAAGATTCAAAAATTAAATTTTTACCAGAAACAACTGTTTTAGTGGATTTAGGTTATCAAGGCATACAAAAAATTAATCATAATGTTTTAATTCCTAAAAGAAAATCAAAGAAAAACCCTTTAAATAAAGAAGAAAAGCAAAATAATGAGCGAATTTCAAAAATGAGAATTGTTATTGAAAATGTTTTTGCTATACTTAAAAAATTTAAAATTATTAGTGAAAAATATCGAAATCGTAGAAAAAGATTTGCTTTAAGATTTAATTTAATAGCTTCAATTTATAATTTACAACTATTAGTTTAA
- the ychF gene encoding redox-regulated ATPase YchF, giving the protein MSLKAGIVGLPNVGKSTLFNAITNSKVEAANYPFTTINPNVGIVKVPDSRLNKLEEIFQPEKVIANNFEFTDIAGLVKGASLGHGLGNKFLGHIREVDAICEVVRCFDDSNVNHVETTIDPIRDIEIINLELILADYDIVIKILQKLEKLVKNDKNPVLLKEINLLKKIKEALFDGRPIRRLELTVEEVNLIKHYSFLTSKPILYIANISEKDLVDKTNKWVEKVKDYAIAEKSQVIVICAKTELEISSLEDNDKEEFLKSLSLETSGLDQMISKTYRTLGLSTFFTAGKKEVRAWTFKSGMEAVECASIIHTDISRGFIKLEVYSYADLVKYGSENALKLSGKLRFEGKNYLVSDGDICYFRFNV; this is encoded by the coding sequence ATGTCTTTAAAAGCAGGAATTGTTGGATTACCTAATGTTGGAAAATCAACATTATTTAATGCCATTACCAATTCTAAAGTTGAAGCTGCAAATTATCCTTTTACAACAATTAATCCTAATGTTGGTATTGTTAAAGTACCCGATAGTAGACTTAATAAGTTGGAAGAAATTTTTCAGCCTGAGAAAGTTATTGCTAATAATTTTGAATTTACAGATATTGCGGGACTTGTTAAAGGAGCATCATTAGGCCATGGTTTAGGTAATAAGTTTTTAGGTCATATTCGTGAAGTTGATGCGATTTGTGAAGTTGTGCGTTGTTTTGATGATAGTAATGTTAATCATGTTGAAACTACGATTGATCCGATTAGAGATATCGAAATTATTAATTTAGAATTAATTTTAGCAGATTATGATATCGTTATTAAAATATTACAAAAATTAGAAAAACTTGTTAAAAATGATAAAAATCCAGTTTTACTGAAAGAAATTAATTTACTAAAGAAAATTAAAGAAGCGTTATTTGATGGTAGACCGATTCGGCGTTTAGAATTAACAGTTGAAGAAGTTAATTTGATTAAACATTATAGTTTTTTAACTAGTAAACCAATTTTGTATATTGCAAATATTAGTGAAAAAGATTTAGTGGATAAAACTAATAAGTGAGTTGAAAAAGTTAAGGATTATGCTATTGCTGAGAAATCACAAGTTATTGTTATTTGTGCAAAAACAGAATTAGAAATTTCATCGTTAGAAGATAATGATAAAGAAGAGTTTTTAAAATCATTAAGTTTAGAAACATCAGGCTTAGATCAAATGATTTCAAAAACATATCGCACATTAGGTTTATCAACATTTTTTACAGCTGGTAAGAAAGAAGTTCGTGCTTGAACATTTAAAAGTGGTATGGAAGCTGTTGAATGTGCTAGTATTATTCATACTGATATTTCTCGTGGTTTTATTAAATTAGAAGTTTATAGTTATGCTGATTTAGTTAAATATGGTAGTGAGAATGCCCTTAAATTGTCAGGAAAGTTGCGATTTGAAGGGAAAAATTATTTAGTTTCTGATGGTGATATTTGTTATTTCCGTTTTAATGTTTAA
- the gltX gene encoding glutamate--tRNA ligase, giving the protein MKKIRFRYAPSPTGYLHIGGARTAIFNYLFAKHYNGTFIVRIEDTDLERNVSGGIESQLDNLRWLNIVIDETIDTLGNFGPYQQTERLQIYIKYANELVTNNLAYYCYCSAEQLTQVKQKQIEQGIAPSYDGKCWSLSISDIKAKEVLGIKPSIRIRIPENKSYILNDLVRKEVIFASKDISDFVIIKSNGVATYNFAVVIDDYLMKISHVLRGEEHLSNTPKQLVVYEAFNWTPPIFGHLPLIVNENRKKLSKRDGTIVQFISQYRELGYLPAALFNFFVLLGWSPPDTQEIYSISQLIAIFDENRFSKSSSLFDVNKLNWINNKYIQKLDAIAYWELCLPFLCKVYEIKAYPLVWWQEVVALYQQELIYGQQISGLVAMFIEDDIVATEVIEYLKTNDVLLVINNFKQLIQNLKQWDDDSINGIITTIKKEQNLKGKDLLMPIRIASSKRMVGPQLVKTIKLLGQKKVMNNINEILEIFNRVG; this is encoded by the coding sequence ATGAAGAAAATACGATTCCGCTATGCACCTAGTCCCACAGGATATTTACATATTGGTGGTGCCAGAACAGCAATTTTTAATTATCTATTTGCTAAACATTATAATGGAACATTTATTGTGCGAATTGAAGATACTGATTTAGAACGAAATGTTAGTGGTGGTATTGAGTCCCAATTAGATAATTTACGATGATTAAATATTGTTATTGATGAAACTATTGATACATTAGGTAATTTTGGTCCATATCAACAGACTGAGCGCTTACAAATTTATATTAAATATGCTAATGAGCTTGTTACTAATAATTTAGCATATTATTGTTATTGTTCAGCAGAACAATTAACCCAAGTGAAGCAAAAGCAAATTGAGCAAGGAATAGCGCCAAGTTATGATGGTAAATGTTGGAGTCTTTCTATTAGTGATATTAAAGCAAAAGAAGTTTTAGGAATTAAACCAAGTATTAGAATCCGAATCCCAGAAAATAAATCTTATATTCTTAATGATTTGGTACGAAAAGAAGTAATATTTGCTAGTAAAGATATTAGTGATTTTGTTATTATTAAATCAAATGGCGTGGCGACTTATAATTTTGCTGTTGTTATTGATGATTATTTAATGAAAATTAGTCATGTTTTACGAGGTGAGGAGCATTTATCTAATACTCCAAAGCAATTAGTAGTCTATGAAGCTTTTAATTGAACACCACCAATTTTTGGTCATTTACCATTAATTGTTAATGAAAATCGGAAAAAATTGTCAAAACGCGATGGAACAATTGTACAATTTATTAGTCAATATCGTGAATTAGGATATTTACCAGCAGCGTTATTTAATTTTTTTGTTTTATTAGGTTGATCACCACCAGATACCCAAGAAATTTATTCAATATCGCAATTGATTGCTATTTTTGATGAAAATCGTTTTAGTAAATCTAGTAGTTTGTTTGATGTTAACAAACTCAATTGAATTAATAATAAGTATATTCAAAAATTAGATGCCATTGCTTACTGAGAATTATGTTTGCCATTTTTATGTAAAGTTTATGAAATAAAAGCATATCCGTTAGTTTGATGACAGGAAGTAGTTGCTTTGTACCAACAAGAATTAATTTATGGCCAACAAATAAGTGGTTTAGTTGCTATGTTTATTGAAGATGATATTGTGGCTACGGAAGTTATTGAATATTTAAAAACTAATGATGTTTTATTAGTTATTAATAATTTTAAGCAATTAATTCAAAATTTAAAGCAATGAGATGATGATAGTATTAATGGCATTATTACTACAATTAAAAAAGAACAAAATCTTAAAGGTAAAGACTTATTGATGCCAATTAGAATTGCTAGTTCAAAACGAATGGTAGGACCACAATTAGTAAAAACAATTAAACTTTTAGGTCAAAAAAAAGTAATGAATAATATTAATGAAATATTAGAAATATTTAATAGGGTGGGGTAA
- a CDS encoding HD domain-containing protein, whose product MMRQWMVRDSIYGNINVQESVIIALINSKEFQRLRRILQLGGGQFVFPSAVHNRFSHSLGVYYLIDKIFRNSSFDNVSNEEKTLTKIAGLLHDLGHGPFSHSFEKVSPINHEQWTIAIIQNEQSQINQVLKAFNIDVQAVCQIIAKTHPNKILLSLVSSQLDCDRMDYLLRDSYHTGVEYGNFDIDWIMKNLRIINNEIVYDEKALFAIENYLLGRYHMYWQIYNHKVGICFDYLLVNIFKRLKYLFTKNFKFKTDIALVAPLLQENNSEKLNVSHYLQLDDYSLMSLFSLLVKEEDNILQDLTDRIVNRRFFKLIPNVNANDLKNYQKLLVAGNYDLDYYLIIEEFNQPTLYQQDLMEQPIKLVNKNDVVFNLEKKSKLINTNEQSSKQVEKQQYVLLPKEVLVQT is encoded by the coding sequence ATGATGCGTCAATGAATGGTTCGTGATAGTATTTATGGTAATATTAATGTTCAAGAATCAGTTATTATTGCTTTAATTAATAGTAAAGAGTTTCAACGCTTAAGAAGAATTTTGCAATTAGGTGGTGGACAATTTGTTTTTCCCAGTGCTGTTCATAATCGCTTTAGTCATTCATTAGGAGTTTATTATTTAATTGATAAAATTTTTAGAAATTCTAGTTTTGATAATGTATCTAATGAAGAAAAAACTTTAACAAAAATTGCTGGTTTATTACATGATTTAGGGCATGGTCCTTTTTCTCATAGTTTTGAAAAAGTTTCGCCAATTAATCATGAACAATGAACAATTGCTATTATTCAAAATGAGCAATCACAAATTAATCAAGTTTTAAAAGCATTTAATATTGATGTGCAAGCTGTTTGTCAAATTATTGCTAAAACCCATCCTAATAAAATTCTTTTATCATTAGTAAGTTCCCAACTTGATTGTGATCGGATGGATTATTTGTTAAGAGATTCTTATCATACAGGTGTTGAATATGGAAATTTTGATATTGATTGAATTATGAAAAATTTACGAATTATTAATAATGAAATTGTTTATGATGAAAAAGCATTATTTGCCATTGAAAATTATTTGTTAGGTCGTTATCATATGTATTGGCAAATTTATAATCATAAAGTTGGCATTTGTTTTGATTATTTATTAGTAAATATTTTTAAACGCTTAAAATATTTATTTACAAAAAATTTTAAGTTTAAAACTGATATTGCTTTAGTTGCACCTTTATTACAAGAAAATAATTCAGAAAAATTAAATGTAAGTCATTATTTACAACTTGATGATTATAGTTTAATGAGTCTTTTTAGTTTGTTAGTTAAAGAAGAAGATAATATTTTGCAAGATTTAACAGACCGCATTGTTAATCGAAGATTTTTTAAATTAATTCCTAATGTCAATGCTAATGATTTAAAAAATTATCAAAAATTGTTAGTTGCAGGAAATTATGATTTAGATTATTATTTAATTATTGAAGAATTTAATCAGCCAACATTATATCAGCAAGATTTAATGGAACAACCAATTAAATTAGTTAATAAAAATGATGTAGTATTTAATTTAGAAAAAAAATCTAAATTGATTAATACTAATGAACAAAGTAGTAAACAAGTGGAAAAACAACAATATGTATTATTACCAAAAGAAGTTTTAGTACAAACATAG